One part of the Sphingobium yanoikuyae genome encodes these proteins:
- a CDS encoding M10 family metallopeptidase, whose protein sequence is MFNVTGQGPAKAKLTPDYSSPIFAPPGSLSAGAITWQVSHEAMMRSEVRLLYPQDGLFAPDDPPAATDTDPTKPAENGSASVAVSQAATGDAKIDGILIGTKWSAGITYSDVDSPADYQAGYSADNDGDGVSAQNEGFSQFTAQQTLAMHTALNVSNYTQLPAAWGFSVEAFTNLDITYLGSGDGSATIRAANSSDAGTAYAYYPNSSIYGGDTFFGNAYDGTSNSLKNPVAGNYAWHTMLHELGHSLGLKHGQSLGGPANVALPTQWDSIEFSVMTYRSYVGDPLVGGYSYEQWGAPQTYMMLDIAALQTLYGADYTVQSGNTVYSWNPTTGETLINGGLAIDPGGNRIFATIWDGGGIDTYDLSNYTTDLSIDLTPGGHSTFSTVQLAYLGDGHYARGNIFNALLYQGNSASMIENATGGSGDDSISGNDLDNVLNGGDGNDYLFGGYGDDTLSGGAGDDVIDGSYGVDLIYGGSGNDIIYGSWTTDTVYGDSGNDVFIIRQTSTDTEYGDNTYGGTGVDRLDLSQISSTYGAIVDLAAGTWQYNPLYGGPWTINSVENVDGTQLDDVLTGSASANVLNGNGGNDRIYGGAGNDVINGGSGDDLLVGGSGNDVFDGGSGTDLIYGEAGNDTFLINNGWTGSYGEVFVGGSGSDTFDISAVIGFATTTINLTDGEFTYTPVGGGAISLSSIENVVGSDAADSITGSGEVNRLSGNAGADALYGLAGDDWLDGGAGDDLIDGGTGADTASYGSASAAVTVSLALSTAQATGGAGSDTLTGVENLAGSAYADTLTGNAADNSLFGGGGNDSLNGGDGNDILNGEAGADTMTGGLGNDIFYVDNVSDKVIESATGGTDDRIFSSVTYSLSGRYVETLTLTGSANINATGNSLAQTLNGNSGNNSLSGLAGDDILNGYAGIDLLDGGDGNDVLDGGTGADSMAGGAGNDIYYVDDSSDDVIEGSTGGTDDRIFSSTSYSLAGRYVENLTLTGTAAISATGNSLAQTLTGNSGDNSLWGMDGDDLLNGGAGNDLLDGGGGNDVMDGGTGSDTASYAAATAAVTVSLALAGAQATGGAGSDTLSNIENLTGSAFADTLTGNAGANILNGGAGADVLTGGDGNDVYYVDNVGDDVVEGSTGGSADSIVSSVTYSLGGRYVETLTLTGSANINATGNGQANTLIGNSGKNVLNASSGNDLVDGKLGADTLTGGAGADIFLFSSTLGSGNIDNITDYAVADDVIQLDDAVFAGLALGGLAANAFYIGAAAHDADDRIIYNSATGALLFDADGNGAGAAVQFATLTTSLALAAGEFVVV, encoded by the coding sequence ATGTTCAACGTCACAGGACAAGGCCCTGCAAAAGCGAAACTGACCCCCGATTATTCCAGCCCGATCTTCGCGCCTCCCGGCAGCCTGTCGGCCGGTGCCATCACATGGCAGGTCTCGCACGAGGCGATGATGCGCAGCGAAGTGCGCCTCCTCTATCCACAGGACGGACTGTTCGCACCGGACGATCCGCCGGCGGCCACCGATACCGATCCGACCAAGCCCGCGGAAAATGGCAGCGCGTCCGTCGCCGTCTCGCAAGCTGCGACCGGAGATGCGAAGATCGACGGCATATTGATCGGCACCAAATGGTCTGCCGGCATCACCTATAGCGATGTCGATTCTCCGGCCGATTATCAGGCCGGCTATTCGGCCGACAATGATGGCGATGGCGTCAGCGCCCAGAATGAGGGTTTCTCGCAATTCACTGCCCAGCAGACGCTGGCGATGCACACGGCCCTCAATGTATCCAACTATACCCAATTGCCCGCAGCCTGGGGCTTTTCGGTCGAGGCCTTCACCAATCTCGACATCACCTATCTGGGATCGGGGGACGGCAGCGCGACCATTCGCGCGGCCAATTCCAGCGATGCCGGAACCGCCTATGCCTATTATCCCAACAGCAGCATCTATGGCGGCGACACCTTCTTCGGCAATGCCTATGACGGCACGTCCAATTCGCTGAAAAATCCGGTTGCCGGCAATTATGCCTGGCACACGATGCTGCACGAACTAGGCCATTCGCTGGGCCTCAAACATGGCCAGTCGCTTGGCGGCCCCGCCAATGTCGCCCTGCCCACACAATGGGACTCGATCGAATTTTCGGTCATGACCTATCGCAGCTATGTCGGCGATCCGCTGGTCGGCGGCTATTCCTACGAGCAATGGGGCGCCCCCCAGACCTACATGATGCTCGACATCGCCGCGCTGCAGACTCTCTATGGTGCGGACTATACGGTCCAGTCGGGCAATACCGTCTACAGCTGGAATCCGACCACCGGCGAGACTTTGATCAACGGTGGTCTGGCGATCGATCCGGGCGGCAACCGCATCTTCGCAACCATCTGGGACGGCGGGGGCATCGATACCTATGACCTGTCCAACTATACGACGGACCTCAGCATCGACCTGACGCCGGGTGGCCATTCCACCTTCAGCACCGTCCAGCTCGCCTATCTGGGCGATGGCCATTATGCGCGGGGCAATATCTTCAACGCCCTGCTCTATCAGGGCAACAGCGCATCGATGATCGAGAATGCGACGGGCGGATCGGGCGACGATTCGATCAGCGGCAACGATCTCGACAATGTGCTCAACGGCGGCGACGGCAATGACTATCTGTTCGGCGGCTACGGCGATGATACCCTGTCCGGCGGCGCGGGCGACGATGTCATCGACGGCAGCTATGGCGTCGACCTGATCTATGGCGGCTCGGGCAACGATATCATCTATGGCAGCTGGACAACGGACACCGTCTATGGCGACAGCGGCAATGATGTCTTCATCATCCGCCAGACCAGCACCGACACCGAATATGGCGACAACACATATGGCGGGACCGGTGTCGATCGGCTCGACCTGAGCCAGATCAGCAGCACCTATGGCGCGATCGTCGATCTCGCCGCCGGCACCTGGCAGTATAATCCGCTTTATGGTGGCCCCTGGACGATCAATTCGGTCGAGAATGTCGACGGCACACAACTGGACGACGTGCTGACCGGATCGGCCAGCGCCAATGTCCTCAACGGCAATGGCGGCAACGACCGCATCTATGGCGGCGCCGGCAATGACGTCATCAATGGCGGCAGTGGCGATGATCTGCTGGTGGGCGGCAGCGGCAACGACGTCTTCGATGGCGGTTCGGGCACCGACCTCATCTATGGCGAAGCCGGCAACGACACGTTCCTCATCAACAATGGCTGGACCGGCAGCTATGGCGAAGTGTTCGTCGGCGGGTCCGGCTCGGACACATTCGACATTTCCGCCGTGATCGGCTTCGCCACGACGACCATCAACCTGACCGATGGCGAATTCACCTATACCCCCGTCGGCGGCGGCGCCATCAGCCTGTCCAGCATCGAAAATGTCGTCGGCAGTGACGCGGCGGACTCCATCACCGGCTCCGGGGAAGTCAACCGGCTGTCCGGCAATGCCGGGGCGGATGCGCTTTACGGGCTGGCGGGCGACGACTGGCTGGACGGTGGCGCGGGCGACGACCTGATCGATGGTGGCACCGGCGCCGACACGGCCAGTTACGGCAGCGCGTCCGCGGCCGTGACCGTCTCGCTGGCACTCAGCACCGCGCAGGCAACCGGCGGTGCGGGATCGGACACGCTGACCGGCGTCGAAAATCTCGCCGGCTCGGCCTATGCCGACACGCTGACCGGCAATGCCGCGGACAACAGCCTGTTCGGCGGCGGCGGCAATGACAGCCTCAATGGCGGCGACGGCAATGACATATTGAATGGCGAGGCCGGTGCCGACACGATGACCGGCGGCCTGGGCAACGACATATTCTATGTCGACAATGTAAGCGACAAGGTGATCGAGAGCGCGACCGGCGGCACCGATGACCGCATCTTCTCGTCGGTGACCTACAGCCTGTCGGGCCGCTATGTCGAAACGCTGACATTGACCGGATCGGCCAACATCAACGCCACCGGCAACAGCCTGGCCCAGACGCTCAACGGCAATAGCGGCAATAACAGCCTGTCGGGCCTGGCTGGCGACGACATATTGAACGGCTATGCCGGGATCGACCTGCTGGATGGCGGCGACGGCAATGACGTCCTGGACGGCGGCACCGGCGCCGACAGCATGGCCGGCGGCGCGGGCAACGACATATATTATGTCGACGACAGCAGCGACGACGTGATCGAAGGCAGCACCGGCGGAACCGACGACCGGATATTCTCGTCAACCTCCTATTCGCTCGCCGGACGCTATGTCGAAAATCTGACGCTGACCGGCACGGCCGCGATCAGCGCCACCGGCAACAGCCTGGCCCAGACGCTGACCGGCAACAGCGGTGACAACAGCCTGTGGGGCATGGACGGCGACGACCTGCTCAATGGCGGTGCCGGCAACGACCTGCTGGACGGCGGCGGCGGCAATGACGTCATGGATGGCGGCACCGGCAGCGACACGGCCAGCTATGCCGCCGCGACCGCCGCGGTGACGGTCAGCCTGGCCCTCGCCGGTGCCCAGGCGACGGGCGGCGCAGGCTCCGATACGCTATCCAACATCGAAAACCTCACCGGCTCGGCCTTTGCCGACACGCTGACCGGCAATGCCGGCGCCAATATATTGAATGGCGGCGCCGGTGCGGACGTGCTGACCGGCGGCGATGGCAACGACGTCTATTATGTCGACAATGTCGGCGATGATGTCGTGGAAGGATCGACCGGCGGCAGCGCGGACAGCATCGTCTCGTCCGTCACCTACAGTCTGGGCGGCCGCTATGTCGAAACCCTGACCCTCACCGGATCGGCCAATATCAATGCCACCGGCAATGGCCAGGCCAACACGCTGATCGGCAATAGCGGCAAGAATGTCCTCAATGCCTCCAGCGGCAATGACCTGGTCGACGGCAAGCTGGGCGCCGATACGCTGACGGGCGGCGCCGGCGCCGACATCTTCCTGTTCTCCAGCACCCTGGGCAGCGGGAATATCGACAATATCACCGACTATGCGGTGGCGGATGACGTGATCCAGCTGGACGATGCGGTGTTCGCCGGACTGGCCCTGGGCGGACTGGCGGCCAACGCCTTCTATATCGGCGCAGCCGCCCATGATGCGGACGATCGCATTATCTACAACAGCGCGACCGGCGCACTGCTGTTCGACGCCGATGGCAATGGTGCCGGGGCAGCGGTGCAGTTCGCCACGCTGACGACCAGCCTGGCGCTGGCTGCCGGCGAGTTCGTCGTCGTCTGA